The following are encoded in a window of Clostridium thermarum genomic DNA:
- the ftsA gene encoding cell division protein FtsA, giving the protein MNDLLVAFDIGYSKISAAVARVDGFKQMNVVAVSSVNNYGIKKSVVVDVEQVVEAIAQCKAKLENLVDSSINDAYISIHGGLCSIQDAKETVSIVSGSTITDKDVEKIMNITREKASKPEREVVWLLPVQYSVDQYSGIEDPIGIRGKELTFEAKLFTVDSMVVKDLVKCMETAGIKVRGIIPEPIALGKLVTTEEHKVSSIGIVNVGAESTDLSIYEMGRICYTKYIPLGGNSITKDIMSCLSIPYADAEKVKLKYTQNTVNGDNQIDEKFKDDIQSMYNSGIINEVIEARVEELITFALKEINNKKRLKEFDRIFITGGGIIYYKDIIAKFEEELGKPIQIIENNMMGAGNWIYSVPVGMLKVILDSIKIVRNEASVPSEGNGKKSKKSIFGRLKNLIDEFI; this is encoded by the coding sequence ATGAATGATCTACTTGTAGCCTTTGACATTGGATATTCAAAGATAAGTGCTGCAGTAGCAAGGGTTGATGGCTTTAAACAAATGAATGTTGTTGCTGTATCCTCCGTAAATAATTACGGTATTAAAAAGTCTGTCGTAGTTGATGTGGAACAAGTTGTAGAAGCTATTGCTCAATGTAAGGCCAAATTGGAAAATTTGGTTGACTCATCTATTAATGATGCTTATATTAGTATTCATGGAGGCTTATGTAGTATTCAAGATGCAAAGGAGACTGTATCAATTGTCTCAGGTTCAACAATAACTGATAAAGATGTTGAAAAAATTATGAATATTACAAGAGAGAAAGCATCGAAGCCAGAAAGAGAGGTTGTCTGGTTATTGCCGGTACAATACAGTGTGGATCAATACTCCGGCATTGAGGATCCCATCGGAATAAGAGGCAAGGAATTGACCTTTGAAGCTAAGCTGTTTACTGTGGATTCGATGGTAGTCAAGGATCTGGTTAAGTGTATGGAAACTGCTGGTATAAAGGTAAGAGGGATAATTCCTGAACCCATAGCCCTGGGCAAACTGGTGACAACTGAAGAACATAAGGTATCATCTATAGGAATTGTAAATGTTGGAGCGGAATCTACGGACTTGTCCATATACGAAATGGGCAGAATATGTTATACTAAATATATACCATTAGGCGGTAACAGCATTACAAAAGACATAATGTCATGTTTAAGTATCCCCTATGCTGATGCAGAAAAAGTTAAATTAAAGTATACTCAAAATACTGTTAATGGTGACAATCAGATTGATGAAAAATTCAAAGATGATATACAATCAATGTATAATAGTGGTATAATTAATGAGGTTATTGAAGCCAGGGTTGAGGAACTAATAACTTTTGCCCTGAAAGAAATCAATAATAAAAAGAGATTAAAGGAGTTTGATAGAATCTTCATAACCGGCGGTGGTATTATCTATTATAAAGATATCATAGCTAAATTTGAAGAAGAATTAGGTAAACCCATACAGATTATAGAAAATAATATGATGGGGGCAGGGAATTGGATTTATTCCGTACCCGTTGGCATGTTAAAAGTGATACTAGACAGTATCAAAATTGTTAGAAATGAAGCTTCAGTTCCTTCAGAGGGAAATGGTAAAAAAAGTAAAAAAAGTATTTTTGGAAGATTAAAGAACTTAATAGATGAGTTTATTTAA
- the sigK gene encoding RNA polymerase sporulation sigma factor SigK, with amino-acid sequence MLFVNYLLDMFGSVTFLTAYITSGNSFPQPLDEKEEEYYLSRLKEGDLLAKSILVERNLRLVAHIVKKYSYPGKDIDDLISIGTVGLIKAIDSFDTKKGTRLATYAARCIENEILMLIRNNKKIKGEVYLQDPIGVDKEGNEISLMDVLSSDEDSIIEIVESKIQIKKLYSKINSSLTEREKIIIEMRYGLVDGNQKTQREIAKLLGISRSYVSRIEKRALKKLYKELNGKLKL; translated from the coding sequence GTGTTGTTTGTTAATTATCTTTTAGATATGTTCGGCAGTGTAACTTTTTTGACAGCCTATATAACCAGTGGCAATTCCTTTCCTCAACCGCTGGATGAAAAAGAGGAAGAATATTACTTATCAAGGCTAAAAGAGGGAGACTTGTTAGCCAAAAGTATATTGGTTGAAAGAAACCTTAGATTAGTGGCACATATAGTAAAGAAGTATTCCTATCCCGGTAAGGATATTGATGATTTAATATCCATTGGTACCGTAGGATTAATTAAGGCAATAGATTCCTTTGATACAAAAAAAGGTACCAGATTGGCTACTTATGCCGCCCGGTGTATAGAAAATGAAATATTAATGCTGATACGGAACAATAAGAAGATAAAAGGAGAAGTATATTTGCAGGATCCCATAGGTGTAGACAAGGAAGGAAATGAGATCTCACTTATGGACGTGTTAAGCAGTGATGAAGATTCTATCATTGAGATAGTAGAGAGTAAAATTCAAATAAAGAAGCTATACAGCAAAATAAACAGTTCATTGACGGAAAGGGAAAAAATTATCATAGAGATGAGATATGGACTAGTTGATGGAAACCAGAAAACACAGAGAGAGATTGCAAAGCTGCTGGGCATATCCAGATCCTATGTATCAAGAATAGAAAAGAGGGCTTTAAAGAAGCTGTATAAGGAACTCAATGGTAAGCTCAAATTATGA
- a CDS encoding penicillin-binding transpeptidase domain-containing protein, with the protein MFFQTIKLRAIKVTALMIAVLLLLTIRIAYINLYQGQELSVMTDKQYLIEEPISNIKYMLLDSNGREMLTYIRKYYFVVDVNSYIRDNRETDLAKINALVYTLRNYNKDYDLTELKYNMTSNKKYYEVDEETYYKLKDIKDVKGVYCFIKSEVDRSNAWLYQNIMTSPVDSNNNEKEADSIEGFIVEKIKDNKYPVVSFDRDVNGIIGEEKYIVPENNVNIKLTTDKEMEDKIKSLLYKEEWSSYNQIGVVIMESDTGKIKAMVQRDDWKPNINLCSATENGFEPGSIFKTIMEEIALEQNKNWLYKEIQCKEEEKNHGTVNMEEAYIQSCNTYFGNLGAKMGFKNIYTMARKQGLFSKVLNFSGNYEVTGDIVASDRLNLKKLFGEEYDEVKNVKFADSSESMLGIGQSMRISPLQALGIVNTVVNNGTYVRPYIIDSLVNNDGVELEKYTTIKNQVLKKTTAATVKKHMLEVVRNEKGTGKRAYVEGLETGGKTGTNTRLIQEEGGFKKYSDGWFAGFVKSKGKYYSIVVFVQDIDVETEGAGSTAAPIFKEAVEKVFR; encoded by the coding sequence ATGTTTTTTCAAACAATAAAGCTGCGGGCTATAAAAGTCACTGCTCTGATGATTGCAGTCCTTTTGTTACTGACTATTAGGATAGCTTATATAAACCTATATCAGGGCCAGGAGCTAAGTGTTATGACAGATAAGCAGTATCTAATAGAGGAGCCCATAAGCAATATAAAATATATGTTGCTGGACAGTAACGGCAGGGAAATGCTGACTTATATAAGAAAATATTATTTTGTTGTTGATGTAAACAGCTATATTAGGGATAACAGGGAAACTGACCTGGCAAAAATAAATGCTCTGGTTTATACCCTTAGAAACTATAACAAGGACTATGATTTGACTGAGCTGAAATATAATATGACTAGTAATAAAAAGTACTATGAAGTAGACGAAGAAACTTACTATAAACTTAAAGATATTAAGGATGTAAAAGGAGTATATTGTTTTATAAAAAGCGAAGTTGACCGCTCTAATGCATGGCTTTATCAAAACATAATGACAAGTCCTGTGGATTCCAATAACAATGAAAAAGAGGCGGATTCCATCGAAGGCTTTATAGTGGAAAAAATTAAAGATAATAAGTATCCTGTAGTTTCCTTTGACAGGGATGTAAACGGCATAATTGGTGAAGAAAAGTATATTGTTCCTGAAAACAATGTGAATATAAAACTTACCACGGACAAGGAGATGGAAGATAAAATAAAATCTTTGCTATACAAGGAAGAATGGAGCAGCTATAATCAGATTGGCGTGGTAATTATGGAATCAGATACCGGTAAAATTAAGGCTATGGTACAGAGAGATGACTGGAAGCCCAATATCAATCTTTGCTCTGCCACGGAAAACGGCTTTGAACCAGGTTCAATCTTTAAAACCATCATGGAGGAGATCGCCTTAGAACAAAATAAAAACTGGCTTTATAAGGAGATTCAATGTAAAGAAGAGGAAAAGAACCATGGCACAGTAAATATGGAGGAAGCTTACATACAATCTTGTAACACCTACTTTGGAAATCTAGGAGCAAAAATGGGTTTTAAAAACATATACACCATGGCAAGGAAACAGGGACTCTTTAGCAAGGTTCTAAATTTTAGTGGTAACTATGAGGTTACCGGAGACATAGTAGCCTCTGATAGATTGAACTTGAAAAAGCTCTTTGGTGAGGAGTATGATGAAGTTAAGAATGTTAAATTTGCAGACTCCTCGGAATCTATGCTGGGAATTGGTCAGAGTATGAGAATATCACCTCTTCAGGCACTGGGGATTGTAAATACCGTGGTGAATAATGGCACCTATGTGAGACCTTACATTATCGATTCCCTGGTAAATAATGATGGTGTAGAGCTTGAAAAGTATACAACCATAAAAAACCAAGTACTGAAAAAGACTACTGCAGCTACAGTAAAAAAACATATGCTGGAGGTTGTCCGTAATGAAAAGGGCACGGGAAAGCGTGCTTATGTAGAAGGTTTGGAGACCGGTGGCAAAACTGGTACAAACACACGACTCATTCAAGAAGAGGGCGGATTTAAAAAGTATTCTGACGGATGGTTTGCTGGCTTTGTGAAAAGTAAAGGGAAATACTATTCTATTGTTGTTTTCGTACAAGATATTGATGTGGAAACTGAAGGCGCAGGCTCTACTGCGGCACCAATTTTTAAAGAAGCAGTTGAAAAAGTTTTTCGCTGA
- the ftsZ gene encoding cell division protein FtsZ, with the protein MLDFDVDVQQFAKIKVIGCGGGGNNGVNRMIQEGLKNVEFIAINTDKQALMLSHASQKIQIGDKLTKGLGAGANPEVGQKAAEESKEEIAQAIKGADMVFITAGMGGGTGTGAAPVVAEIAKSMGILTVGVVTKPFPFEGRKRMLHAELGIKNLKERVDTLVTIPNERLLTMVDKRTTLVESFRMADDVLKQGVQGISDLITIPGLVNLDFADVRTVMLNKGLAHMGVGRASGDDRAQQAAKQAISSPLLETSIVGATGVLLNVTGGPDLGLLEINEAAEIVQQAADPDANIIFGAVIDENLKDEIRITVIATGFENDKHEQKKLIFDTPKDDKKPLEEVASTRDYNDNELEIPAFLRKQRR; encoded by the coding sequence TTGTTAGATTTCGATGTAGATGTACAACAATTTGCGAAAATAAAGGTAATTGGATGTGGCGGCGGTGGTAATAACGGCGTAAACAGAATGATTCAAGAAGGTTTGAAAAATGTAGAATTTATTGCTATAAATACTGACAAGCAGGCATTAATGTTATCACATGCGTCTCAAAAGATACAAATAGGAGATAAGCTGACTAAGGGATTAGGGGCAGGAGCCAATCCTGAAGTTGGACAAAAGGCTGCAGAAGAGAGTAAGGAAGAAATAGCACAGGCAATAAAGGGTGCTGACATGGTATTTATCACTGCAGGTATGGGTGGAGGTACCGGTACCGGTGCAGCTCCAGTAGTTGCAGAGATTGCAAAGTCCATGGGCATACTTACTGTTGGTGTTGTTACTAAGCCATTTCCTTTTGAAGGCAGAAAGAGAATGCTTCATGCAGAACTTGGAATTAAGAACTTAAAGGAAAGAGTAGATACATTGGTTACTATTCCAAATGAAAGATTACTTACAATGGTAGATAAGAGAACTACTCTTGTGGAGTCCTTCAGAATGGCAGATGACGTTTTAAAACAAGGTGTACAAGGTATATCAGACTTGATAACTATTCCTGGTTTAGTTAACTTGGACTTTGCCGATGTTAGAACCGTAATGCTAAACAAAGGCTTGGCTCACATGGGTGTAGGTAGGGCCAGTGGTGATGATAGAGCACAGCAGGCAGCTAAGCAGGCTATTTCAAGTCCATTGCTGGAAACTTCCATCGTTGGTGCTACAGGAGTACTGCTTAATGTAACCGGTGGCCCAGATCTTGGACTATTAGAGATCAATGAAGCTGCTGAGATAGTACAGCAGGCAGCAGACCCGGATGCTAACATCATCTTCGGAGCAGTTATCGATGAGAACCTTAAGGATGAAATAAGAATTACCGTCATTGCTACAGGCTTTGAAAATGATAAACATGAGCAAAAAAAGCTAATTTTTGATACTCCAAAGGACGATAAGAAGCCTCTTGAAGAAGTGGCTTCAACAAGAGATTACAATGACAACGAACTGGAGATTCCTGCGTTTTTAAGAAAGCAAAGAAGATAA
- a CDS encoding glycosyltransferase family 2 protein, translating into MQFIKAIFDILGAIFTKGLMTISAYYIILSFFGLIRLKSKKKFEPQKSFALLVAAHNEEMVIKDIVHSLSNLDYPKDLYDIFVIADNCTDNTAKIARNSGAIVYERTNKEKRGKGYALEWMFDKIFKMDKKYDSVVVFDADNLVSKQFLREMNNKLCEGFEVVQGYLDSKNPVDSWITGSYSIAFWTSNRMFQLSRSNLKLSNQLGGTGFCISTKVLKELGWGATCLTEDLEFTCKLVLNGKRVGWAHDAVIYDEKPLTLAQSWWQRKRWMQGFADVASRYFWKLIKRAVTKFDLVSLDCAIYSIQPIIVIIAGIGMIMNAIQKGTQYYEKLSDLSGFFTEFSQSITADFNLITMGVIFVTVMQLIYTPLVLALEKKLSLKVLLYYIVYPIYAITWMPISIMGIIDKDKKEWSHTLHTRSININDLEKAN; encoded by the coding sequence ATGCAATTTATAAAAGCAATATTTGATATTTTAGGTGCGATATTTACAAAGGGACTTATGACCATATCTGCATACTATATCATTCTGTCATTTTTTGGCCTAATAAGGCTAAAAAGTAAAAAGAAGTTTGAACCTCAAAAGTCATTTGCTTTGCTGGTGGCAGCCCATAATGAAGAGATGGTGATAAAGGATATAGTACATAGTTTATCAAATCTAGACTATCCCAAGGATCTATATGATATCTTTGTTATCGCTGACAACTGTACTGACAATACAGCTAAAATTGCAAGAAACAGCGGAGCGATAGTTTATGAAAGAACAAATAAAGAAAAAAGAGGAAAGGGCTACGCTCTGGAGTGGATGTTTGATAAAATATTCAAGATGGATAAGAAGTATGATTCCGTAGTGGTCTTTGATGCGGATAATCTTGTATCAAAACAATTTTTAAGAGAAATGAATAACAAGCTTTGTGAAGGCTTTGAAGTGGTTCAAGGCTATCTGGACAGTAAAAATCCTGTGGATTCTTGGATTACTGGAAGTTACTCCATAGCCTTCTGGACATCAAACCGTATGTTCCAGCTATCCAGAAGTAATTTAAAACTGTCAAACCAATTGGGAGGCACTGGTTTCTGTATTTCTACCAAGGTTCTTAAAGAACTTGGCTGGGGAGCTACCTGCTTAACTGAAGACCTTGAGTTTACCTGCAAGCTTGTACTTAACGGTAAGAGAGTTGGATGGGCCCATGACGCAGTAATATACGATGAAAAGCCTTTGACCCTTGCACAATCTTGGTGGCAGAGAAAACGATGGATGCAGGGCTTTGCTGATGTAGCTAGCAGATACTTTTGGAAGTTGATAAAGAGAGCAGTGACTAAATTTGATCTAGTGTCACTTGACTGTGCTATATACAGCATACAGCCTATAATAGTTATCATAGCCGGCATAGGAATGATAATGAATGCAATTCAAAAGGGAACTCAATATTACGAAAAACTAAGTGATTTAAGTGGCTTTTTCACAGAGTTTAGTCAAAGCATAACTGCAGATTTTAACTTAATAACAATGGGTGTGATATTTGTTACTGTTATGCAGCTAATTTATACACCACTGGTGTTGGCCCTGGAGAAAAAGCTTAGTCTAAAGGTATTGCTTTACTATATAGTATACCCTATCTATGCCATTACATGGATGCCAATATCAATTATGGGGATTATTGATAAAGACAAAAAAGAGTGGAGTCATACTCTTCACACGAGAAGTATTAATATAAATGACCTTGAAAAAGCTAACTAA
- a CDS encoding type IV pilus twitching motility protein PilT: MLSFNELLEMTLNAGASDLHLTVGVPPIMRINGKLTSIQEKSLTPEDTAAYARAVLEDRYDEYNKQGEIDTSYSISGTGRFRVNVFKQRGSDALAIRVVGLKIPTLADLGFPNVIRDLTTRQRGLVLVTGPTGSGKSTTLAAMINEINTTRSAHIITLEDPVEYLHRHNKSVINQREIGKDSSSYQRALKSILREDPDVILVGEMRDLETISIAITAAETGHLVLSTLHTIGAAKTIDRIVDVFPPYQQQQVKIQLASVLQGIVSQQLLPRSDGEGRVAALEIMIITSAIQNLIREGKTHQIESSVQTGSKHGMKTMDMAITELYKKKLISAETALTYSIDKEMIQRLMML; the protein is encoded by the coding sequence ATGTTATCATTTAATGAACTATTAGAAATGACACTTAATGCAGGAGCCTCAGACCTTCACTTAACTGTTGGCGTGCCTCCCATAATGCGTATTAATGGTAAACTTACATCTATACAGGAAAAGTCTCTTACCCCGGAAGATACTGCGGCCTATGCCAGAGCGGTACTAGAGGATAGATATGATGAATACAACAAACAGGGGGAAATAGATACCTCTTATTCGATTTCGGGAACAGGCAGATTCAGAGTAAATGTTTTCAAACAGAGAGGCAGTGACGCCCTGGCCATAAGAGTTGTAGGATTAAAAATACCTACTCTTGCTGATTTAGGTTTTCCAAATGTAATAAGAGACCTTACCACAAGGCAGAGAGGCTTGGTATTGGTTACCGGACCAACAGGCAGTGGTAAAAGTACAACTCTTGCAGCAATGATAAACGAAATTAACACTACAAGATCTGCACACATTATTACCCTAGAAGATCCTGTAGAATATTTACATAGACACAATAAGTCTGTGATAAATCAAAGAGAGATAGGTAAGGATAGCAGTAGCTATCAAAGAGCCTTAAAATCAATATTAAGAGAAGACCCGGATGTAATTCTTGTAGGAGAAATGAGAGACCTGGAGACTATATCCATCGCTATTACTGCAGCTGAAACCGGTCATCTTGTACTTTCTACCCTGCATACTATTGGTGCTGCAAAAACTATAGACAGAATAGTGGACGTATTTCCTCCCTATCAGCAGCAGCAGGTGAAAATTCAGCTGGCATCTGTTCTGCAGGGGATTGTTTCACAACAATTGCTTCCAAGATCAGATGGGGAAGGAAGAGTAGCTGCTCTTGAAATAATGATTATTACTTCAGCAATACAAAACCTAATAAGAGAAGGAAAAACTCATCAAATTGAATCATCCGTACAAACCGGAAGTAAGCATGGAATGAAAACTATGGATATGGCAATCACAGAGCTGTACAAGAAGAAGCTCATTTCTGCTGAAACGGCACTTACTTATTCTATAGATAAAGAGATGATTCAAAGACTAATGATGTTATAG